From one Musa acuminata AAA Group cultivar baxijiao chromosome BXJ2-6, Cavendish_Baxijiao_AAA, whole genome shotgun sequence genomic stretch:
- the LOC103989966 gene encoding protein POLYCHOME-like, with protein MPEARRATTGDFTGGFWIRRAAYPAAMPGSRRRRIQSLVAAIDDKENIHPSRAATARRRPRNRKSPLPSWYPRTPLRDITIIVNALERRMRERAARARQRNANPEASPVTDPAVDEMNASEHTPVGEALPSDVFSDASPSPAASSTLSSLTPTQQPLRTPSSSETPLSTTERVLADPSTEDPKPTEFEKKLQSTISEMERLVLDNLKRAPKPPARKAMRTLMSMR; from the exons ATGCCAGAGGCGAGACGAGCGACGACGGGCGACTTCACTGGAGGGTTTTGGATCCGGAGAGCAGCTTACCCAGCGGCAATGCCGGGTTCAAGACGAAGGCGAATCCAGAGTTTGGTGGCTGCAATCGACGACAAGGAGAACATACACCCATCACGGGCGGCGACAGCTCGACGCCGTCCCAGGAACAGGAAAAGTCCTCTGCCAAGTTGGTATCCTCGGACGCCTCTCCGTGACATCACCATCATCGTCAAT GCCTTGGAGAGAAGGATGCGTGAGAGGGCCGCAAGAGCCAGGCAGAGGAACGCCAACCCTGAGGCGTCGCCTGTGACTGATCCTGCGGTAGATGAAATGAATGCTTCCGAACACACTCCAGTGGGTGAAGCCCTCCCGTCGGATGTTTTTTCTGATGCCTCCCCAAGCCCTGCTGCATCATCCACCCTTTCCTCCCTTACTCCAACCCAACAGCCACTCCGCACCCCATCCTCCTCCGAGACCCCCCTTTCCACTACGGAGCGTGTTCTCGCCGATCCATCAACCGAAGATCCGAAGCCGACTGAATTCGAGAAGAAGCTGCAGAGCACCATATCGGAGATGGAAAGGCTTGTGCTGGATAACCTGAAGAGGGCGCCGAAGCCGCCTGCGAGGAAGGCCATGCGCACTCTGATGTCGATgcgatga